TACGGGTAAATCCGACGCAGTACCTTCGGTGGACGACATGACCATAGAAGCTGTTACTCCGGAAATCGTGTAACGTTCGGGATCTTCTTGCAAGATTACCTTGGTTCCTTTTAATAGGATCTGAACTTTGCTGTAACGTGAGAATGTATTGTCGTCCGCTGTGGGAGTTTCAATACAAAATCCGTAACGTCCGTCAAGGCTCTCGATATAAGCGGTCTTCTGTGCGATAGTATAGTCAATTGAATTTTGAGTCGTCTGTATGTTATCGCCTACATTGCCAGAGTTGCGGTCGCTTACTACATATCCGGTAATATAAATATCATCAGTCACCTTCGTACCGTCCGTTTCACCCAAATTGCGAACATCTATAAACGAAACCTCAACGCCCAATTCGTCCTTTGCATTTGCTTGCATTAGGAAAAGTTGTTGTTTGTTTTCGACTTCCCAACCGTCAATGTAAACCAAGTTAACGGTAGCCGTACGTACTGCGCGTTCGTCGGGATTCGGATCGGTCTGGATGACAAGAAAACCATTCTCATAAGTGATATCCCTGACCCAACCATCCTCTTTGTCGGGCACTGTCATAGCAGCTTCGTCACCTGTGTAATCTACACTGATATTGAGATCTTTTATGTCGACATTCATGTCGAGCTCTGCTCTAACTTCGCCTCCATAACCATGTACGGTCATATTAGGCTTAGCTAATTTAAATGTCGGGGTTTTCACGCCTTTCTGTTTCAGGTAGATCGTATCTGAAAGGTTTGCACTAGTGGCAGTCAGGCAGATTTTCGCCATACGCGGGAAGCCGTCGTTAAAATCATACTCTACATGGAGCGTACCGTCTCCCGAAAGATTTCTTTCGGCTACTGCTACCCATTCACCGCTATTATCTTCAAGCGCAATGTTATAATTCTGGTTCGAATAGACTTTAATGGCCAAGTCACCAGCATCAGAAGAGAGCGTATAGGTCTTTCCGTCGGCTCCAAATTCTTCAAAGTTGGCTTCATCTCCATTGTCCAATTCGCAGGCGGACAATGAAAGCATGAAAGCTCCTAAAAAAGTGACCAGTTGTATTGGTCTGTATTTAATAAATTGTTTCATATTAGAGTCATTGTATTTAACTGATAAACACTAATTTTTTTATTTTCATTCCTTTCCCAGTTGGGTAATCGTAGTGCTGGTTGTCACTGTTTTCTGTCCACCATTAATTGTATTGGCTGGGATGGAAATTGCTAAACGCACTTGGGCGCTACGGGGCTCATAAGTAGGATTGGCAGCCAGTTTAATATGAAGTTTTTCGCTATCATAGGACACTTCTTCAATCCAATTTTCTTCGGGGTTGCCGGAGCTATACGTTACGAGATATCCGATGCGGTAGAGGTCGTACTTTAGATTAGTGTCGAGCTCCAAATCGAGTATAGTGGTGGAAGCTGGCGTTTCTACTGTCTGTTCATTGATGATGAGGCGAGCGTCACTTGACGAAATTTCGCCGCTCTGTACCAATGTTATTGTATCACGAAGATGCTCTTCGGTTTCAAAAGCCAGTTGCACTTTACGGTTCACGCCATAGTTGGCAGCGTATGAGAATATGATTTCGCTGTTCTCCTTGCCGGAGAGGCGGTCGATAGAAGCCCAGTCTACTTTCTCCACGAAATGAGCATTCCAGTTCTTCGTGGCATACACTAAGATGTGGGTGGTTCCTGTGCCCGAAGATAAAATCAGATTCTTCTGTGTGAAGGCCAGTGGAAGTTCCCATTCAAAATCTTTTTCACAGCTTGTAAGTATGAAGCTGAATGTCGAGATTATCAGTAGGAGTAGATGATATAAGTATTTTCTTCGTATCATAATTGTAAATTGTTTCATTATTTATAGTAACAGTCCTATCATTTTTCCCAAGTCATATAGACCGGACGATGGTCAGAGTATTTCTTGGTAAAGTCGTCGATGATAAAGTTCCCTCCGGTGAAAGCGGACTTCAAGTCAGGCGAAATATAGATGAAGTCAATACGTGCCCCGAAATTTTTCTCCGAAAAGTTTTTATCGAGACGTGCCGAATCAATAAAACCGAAATCAAGAATACGCTGATGCACCGAGTAGTCGATTTCTCCATTTACGAGATTCTTTAATGCAGGGCGCTTTTCCTCTTCTTTGCGAAGACGGTCGGCCAGGCGTCCGTCGGCATATTTTCCGGCATCGACAGGGGATACGGAATTGAAGTCACCCATGATGAGCCATTTTTCGAATGGTCCATTTTGGCGGATGGTTTCGAGAATGAGATCAATGTCAAGCTGGCGGCTCTCATAACGGTGCGGACTAAGGTGTAGCGAAATAATGTGATAGCCATTTATCGTACCCATTACGAATCCATGCCACATGTTGTTCTCCACCTTCATGATGTTCACGATAGGATATTTAGATGTTATGGCAGTAGGAAATCCTTTCTCTTTCTGCAACACTGCATAAGGGTGCCCATAGGAGGCAGCTAATGCTTCAAGTGATTTTTGCGTAAATTTATTGGCTTCCTGCAGACATACGATGTCGGGATCCTGGTTGCGCATCCATGTAGAGAATATGGTCTTTCCTGCGGTGGTATCGGCACGCATACCATATTCTATGTTGTAAGATATGATTTTCATGGCCTGTTTTCCTCGTTTGTCTTTGGCAAACCCAGGCAAAGCCATCATCAATGCAAATAGTGTTATTCCTAACCAATTTAGTTTCATATGATTTGAATATCTGGATAAATTATTATTGAGGAGTAGTTGAACCGTAGTAAGCATCATAAGCTTTGTTATCGAGCGCATAGCCAGAATAAACGACCTGCGTGTCCGGAATCGGATAGTATTCATGACAAGGACGGATATTCTCCTTTAAACTTGATGAACCGGTGTTTTCATAAGTCTGCGTATACCAGATTCCCCAACGAACCAGGTCGAATTTACGCTGGAACTCACCAATCAGTTCGCGTCCGCGCTCTTTCTGGATTTCATCCATCAATCGTGCCCAGGTGCGGAATTTCGGGTAGTCACCAATGCCTGCACGGTTGCGGGTCATATTCAGATATTTCATAGCAATGTCAGGATCTTGCTCCAGTTGGCAGTAACATTCTGCTTTCATTAACAGTGCGTCGGCATAGCGGAATATCTTATAATTATTTCCGTCGCGGCTGCTGTCAAGATATGGACACCAGAATTTCGGACCCGGCCAGGGAGCAGTGCTTACACTTTTGAAAGCATGGCCGTTGTATTCCCAAGCCATATTATATTGGGCACGTAAGTCACCGCCAATCTTTGTTTGCAGATTCTGGCAGAAATAAGCTGTGGGACGCCAGGGAGTCCAACAAGTAGACTTGTCGCCCAATTCCGGAATTTCCACGCCGTCATATTCGCAGGTACCTGAACGGCGGGTGATAGGCATACAAATGCTGGCAAGGTTGGAGGTATAGTTCAAACCACCGGCTACATAAGAGTGCTGGATTTCAAAGATTGATTCAGGCGTATTCTTGTTACGGAACATTACATCTTCGAGTGGATATTGACCGAGGTCGCCATAAATCTCTTCGAGCTTGGATATTGCGTCAATCGCTGTATCCCACTTCTTGTTCCACATCGCCATTTTGGCAATCAGCATCCATCCTGTGGCAGCACCCGTACGATTGGAGCCCACTTCTGACGAACGTACCTGATCCATCAGAGGAACAATTGCTGATAATTCCTTTATCAGATATTCACGCGTTTCCACAGCTGACATACGGCCCAAGCGTCCTATCTTTTGCTGTGTTTCCACATCTGCCACATGTTCTGTATAAAAAGGCACATCGCCAAAGAATGAAGTCAGTAGGTAGTAATAGAACGCACGCATGATTTTGCCTTCGCCTAATAGAGGAAGTTTCTCATTCTCTTCGAGTGGAGAGTTTTCGATTCCATTGATGGCAGCGTTACAGTACATTACGCCTTTGTAACCATTGTTCCAAACGGTTTCACCGTGGCGGGGCTTTGCGGGGGAGATATCCAGACGGGAATCCAATGTACCCGAATTGATATACATGAGGTCGGTGCAGGCCTCTGTAGCGATGAAGAGTGTATAGTTGTAGGTTCCGTTTAAAGGAATATAGCACGAGTTGAGCGCAGAGAGACATTGTTCCTTCGTCTGATAAAAGTTGTCGGGTGTAGAAAAACTTGACGTATCTTCTTCCAGACTACAGGAAGCTAGCACGAACATTGACAGAAGAGCGGTCAACCAATTTTTTCTTTTCTTCATTATCATAGTTTTCATATTATTGCATTAATTAATATCTGATTTGGGCACTGAACGTAATGGTACGCGGTTTCGGGTATGCACCCAAGTCCATACGTCGTAGGGTAGAATCGCCGCTGGTTGATACGTCAGGGTCGAATCCGTTGTATTTCTTCCAGAGGTAGAGATTCTCACCGTTTACACTTAAAGTCAGATCACGGATACATTTCGTTTTCTTGTAGAGGTTGAATGTGTAGCCGATGGAAATACTCTTCAAGCGCAGGAAGGTTGCGTCATGAATCTGTAAGTCACTGGGTACGTGTGTATCAATACTTCCGGCACGAGGAAGATCGGAGTTCGGGTTACGAACCGGATGCCAAGAGTCGAGCATGTAACGGTATTGGTTGGTAAACGTACTTCCCGACATATAGAGTTCGGCATAGTTGTAAATTTTGCCACCCAGGGAGTAGTTGAAGTAGATGCCCACTTTTAAGTTACCGAAACGGAAAGTGTTCTGCAAACCTCCATAAATCCAAGGATCGGCATTGCCCAGATAAACCAAGTCGTCCTGACTAAGCGTTCCGTCGTGGTTGATATCGTAGTAGCGTACCGAACCGTTTGAGGTGGTAGAAGGAGATGCGTAGGCAAAAGTGGCTTTATTACGGTTCACTTCGTCTTGATTCTTCCATACGCCACCATATTTGAATCCCCATAGGGCGTTCAAGGGGTAGTCTTTTACATAACCGTACATCATATATGAGTTGTTGCCCGGTGCACCATAAGCTTTTACAAAATCTTCCGTACCGATGTCATCCACATTTTGTTCATTGTGGGCAATGGTGAAGGTGGTCGACCATGAGAATTTTGGCTTCTCGATATTACGGCTTTCGATGGTTAGCTCGATTCCCTTGTTTGAGGTTTTGCCAATGTTGGTCAGGCGGGAAGAATAACCGGTCTGTGTCGGTGTCTGTAAGGTTAGCAACAAGTCTCGGGTCTTCGAGATATAGGCTTCGGCAGTCACGAACAAACGGTTGTTCAGGAACGCCAGGTCAATACCAAGATTGTAGAGGTCGGTCTTTTCCCAAGTCAGGTTAGGGCTTGCCAGACGCGAAGGGTAATATGCTGCAGGTTGCGAACCGCCAAAAAGGTAACCGTTTGTGGTACTGGAAAGAGCGGCCAGCGAACGATAGGCGCTAATTGCGTCATTACCGGTACGTCCGGCGCTTAAACGGATTGCCATTTCATTAATCCAGTCGATCCCTTCCATAAATTCTTCTTTAGCGGCATTCCATTTCAAAGCTGCAGAAGGGAAGAATCCCCATTTGTTATTGGCGGCAAAGTTGGAAGCACCATCATAACGACCGGTTACGGTTAAATAGTATCTCTGTTTATAGTTATAGTTGAAACGAGCCAATAGAGACATTTTAGTACGTTTGCTGGTGCTCGATGAAGCCGAGTATGTTTGTTTATCTTGTACGGCGTTCATATTGTTCCATTTCACGTTGTCGTCCATATATCCTTTGCCATTCAGCGAAAAATCATTTGAAGAAAGGCGTTGTCCCGTGAAACCAAGAAGCCCGTCGAATGTGTGTCCCGAATCCAATGCTTTTAAATAAGACAGGGTGTTTTCTGTCAGGAGGTTGTGGTCGTCATACTCGGCGCGATAAGCTTCGCCTCCCTCTCCTTCAACCTTGGCAGGCAAGGTGCTTGGATAGTAGCGGTAAGTGTGACGTTGATACATATAGTAGGTGAACTGACTTTTAAATTTCAAATTCTTAATGGGTTCGATTTCGATGAAACCAGTATGGTTGGTAGAGTGGCGTACCTGATAGTTGGTGTTGAGCAATATGGTAGCCAACGGAGTGTTGATCTTCTGTCCGGAATAGTAGAACGGGTTATAGTCATCCATTGGTTTAATGGTAGGACTCAAATAGATAGCGGAGTTCCACCATCCTGTACCACCGATAGAAGCTAAATTCTCGTCGTTGTGTCGCCAAGTGTAATTGCCGGTATATCCCACTTTCATCCAATTAAAAAGTTGGTGGGTAAGTGAAACACGCCCCGTGATACGTTCCTGACCGCTGCGGCGAATTACCCCCTCGGTGTTGTTGTAGCTCAAAGAAACATAATAAGACGTTTTCTTTGTTCCTCCTGACAAAGAGAGTGCGTAATTCTGATACATGGCTGTACGTCCGATCGTATTTACCCAGTCGGTTCCTTCGCCCAAAGAGAAGGGATCGGAGTAAGGGTATGATGACAGGGGAGTGCCATCAGTAATCTCATCATTACCATCCGCAGTATTAAAGTAAGCATAATCGTTACGGTATTGTGCCAATTCAGATGCATTCATGATGTCGAGCTTCTGTGGAATTTTGGAGAAACCGATATCTGTTTTGAAGCTAATACTCGGTTTGTCTGCATTTGACAGTCCCTTCTTGGTGGTAATGATGATAACACCATTACTACCTTTCGAACCATAGATAGCTGTAGAAGATGCATCCTTCAGTACAGAAATGGATTCGATATCGGCGGTGTTCAAGTCGTTCAGGTCATGAACGGCATCCATAACGCCATCGACCACGATCAGTGGTTCATTAGAGGCCGAGATTGAGCGTGTACCACGGATACGGATAGAAGTAGTGGCACCCGGTTCACCGGTTGTTGACATAATATCCGCGCCGGCAATACGTCCTTGCAAAGCCTGGTCGATAGAAAGTACCGGAGCGTCCTGGATATCTCCCATTTTAACATTCGATACGGAACCGGTCAGGTCGGCCTTCTTAACAGCTCCATAACCGATAACCACGACTTCATCCAAGGCTGTTTTCTTATCTGGTAAGAGTTTTACATTGATCTTTTCGCGTCCCGTCACATTGATTCTTTTCTTTTCATAGCCGATAAAGCTAACCTCCAGGGTGCCATTGGCAGGGACCTGTATCTCATACCACCCGTTAAGGTCGGTCAAGGTGCCGACTTGTGTTGTAGCTTCCCTGATGGTTGCTCCAATCATAGGCAAGCCTTCTTCGTCGAATACCGTACCGGTCACTTTGATTTTTCTATCTGCGTTCTGCGCCACTGCTTCCGGAAGCAACAGGCAACATGCCACCAGCATGAGCAAAGTCTTTCGGAAAGCATTCCGACAGAGCGATGCATTGTATTTATTTACTAATTGTCTCATGTGCTTTTATAGATTAAGCGCTTTCTTAAATAAGTTTATTCATTATAAATGCGGCAAGTTACCGTCACTGGATAGTGATCGGAATAGTTGTCGGTGAAATTGTCCATCAAGATCTGGGCATTGAGCATGTTGCGCATAGCCTCTCCCGATGCATAGATGAAATCGATGCGTGAACCTTTATAAGACCCGTTGGGACCTGTCCATCCTCCGTAGATGGTAGGGCAGCTGCGCACGAAGTTGATATTCATCTCACGAACAGGATCTCTATATCCATTGTCGAGAATGGCTTGATGCACCTGATAATTGAGAGTGCTTCCTGTAGAAAGATCGTTTTTATCAAGTGGGGAGAAAGAATTGAAGTCGCCCATCATCAGCCAGTATTTTTCATCAGGATACTTGCGGATAGTATTGTCGAGATACGTTTGGATCTCTTCCAAACGGTAAGCGTCGCCATTGGCGGCATTTGAACCGGAGGGGGTATACGAGAAAGGATAAAGATGAAGTACCAGAATGTTGATACCTTTGATCTTGACATGAATACCTCCATGCCATACCCCATCCAAAATGCGGCTTACCACTTCAATGGGATATTTGGAAGTGATAGATACGGGATAGCCGCTTTCCTTGCACATTTCGGCATAATTATGTCCCCAACGAGATGATAATGCTGTTAGCTTTTCTTTGGTGAATCCATTGGTTTCTTCAATGGCCATAATGTCGGGGGCCTGTTCGTTGACCCAAGTTACAAAGTTGTTGTAGTCGTTGGCTTTATCCAACTTCATTCCTTCGAGTACGTTGTAACTCAACACTTTTAATGTTTCAGTCGTCACACTGGAACCGCTGTTTAATTCGAGGTCTCCAGTCGGCAGTTCTTCATCATCGCTACAACTGAAGTTGCATACAGCCATTGCCAATGCCATTGCAGCATAAAGTATTTTGCTAAATTTATTCATTGTACGTTATCTATTTATTTGTTATAGCGAATGCTTACATACATTAGTCCACTTGTGCTGTTGTTGTTAATTACAGCTGTGTCATAAGTAGTGGTTGTTCCGGCTTTATTAGCTGAAGGAATCAGGCGCAGATAGACAGTGCTTTTACCCAACAAATCAAGAGGTAACTCTATATTAGTGTTTTTCCATGCATTCAATTGTTCGTAGAGTGTATTTCCCCATTGTACGACGTCAGGAATTGTGTACTCACCAACTTTCGTCCATTCGCCATCTTCGTTCCCATGTTCAGACCATTCTACATTCCAATAGCGGGGTGCGCCGACACTGTAATTCAATGTGGCAAGTTGTAGTGATACGTGTGTGCCGATGATGCCAGAAGTCGAACACTTAATCATCCAGCTATTTGCTTTTCCTGTAGAAGAGTTCCACCAGTTTTTAGCTTGGAAGGCCAAGTTCTTGCTAGCGGATATAATACCTTTTCCGTCAGTTACTCCGTCAATAACTCCCAGATAACCATAATCGGTTGAGGCTGTTGGAGTTACGGCAGTATGCCATAATTCACCATTTCCTTCAGAAGGAAGTACTTTCGTACCTGAAAGCTTAAATGCATTCCATTCAGCAATAATAGTAGAAAAACTATTGTTTTTCGATTGGTCGATTTTAATGTCTTCACGCGAGAGGTGACGCATCTGATAGTGTCCGATATCTCCACCATTCTCGAAACGAGTGTATTCTTCATGTACAATGACGCCTGATATTGTTCCTGAACCTTGTGGCAATATATTGCCATCGCGACGGTAAGGACAATCAATATTTGTCATCAAAAACATACTTTGTCCCTGATTGTCGTGCATTAATAAAGGATAACGGTCAACACGTTTCTGATTGTAAGTGGGACAGTAACCCTCATTGAAAGGTGTAAACGGCCCTTTACGAATAGGAAACTCACAGTTTTTCAATGTTACAAAAGTATACACATCATTATCAGTAAGTTCAGACATTGTGCGTTCTTTCTTTACCAACTTCGTAGCATCACCTTCTTCTTTAGAAATAAAGCTCTTGAAAGTCATGTCTGTCAACGTGTAACGTTGAGGATTATCTTCTTTCTTTAAAGTCAGACCTTTCAACCAGATTTTCACTTTATCGAAGGGAACAAGTTCATTCAGTTCTTTTGTATCAAAAACCAAAGCAAAACCATACTTTCCATCTAAACTCTGCACATAAGTGGTGCGATAAGTAGTACTTAGGTCGATATCTGTTTTAGAAAGCTGCGTATTAGCTGCATTATTAGCACCGGTAGCATCGCAAACGACTATCCCCTCAATAGCCACATCCTCCTCAATTTTTTGAGAACCAGTCGCATCGTTCACTAGTTTGCGAACCTCGGCAAATGAAATGGTTTCGGTTTGCTTGGTACCTCCCATCTCCATCTGACCTATATTAAAATCTGTAGTATGAGCTTTTCCCCAGTCATCAACATACGTAATATGTAGTGTAGCATTACGTTCTCCCACTTCAGGCTCATTGGCAGCAACCTTCACCTGCATTTTATTCATTTCTTTGTTAAATAAAAGCTGTGATACCCACTCTTCGCCTTTGTCATAATCCACAGTCATCGCAATACGAGTACTGTCACTAGCAGGAATATTAGTATTCAAATTCACTTCCAATTCTTTACCTACTGCAGAAACACGGGCTTCTTTGTCTGGAAAAGCGATAGAAGGAGATACACCATATTGATAAATATAGATAGTATCTGCTTTTACTTTATTGGCAAGTTTTACAATCACTTTACCTTTACGAGGAAATTTTTCATTAGCTCGCCAAACTAAATTAAAACTTCCGTCTCCTTCTCCACTCTTACGCTCAATATTGACCCATTGACGGGTTAATGAATCGCGCTCCACCGTCCATGCGCATGTCGCTGTCAAAGGGACTTCACGCCTGCCTGCTTCTGACGAAATATAAATATTGGACGCATCACCAATGGTTACCACTTCCAGTTCTTCATCATCATCACATGAAAAACAGGAAAGTGACAAGGTCACGATACTAAGATATAGAAATATGTTTTTCATTACTTTGTTTTTATTCATCTAATAAATAATAATATACATCGTCCAAGCGATAGACATAGAAATTATCTACAAATACACGATTATTGCCTGTAGTGAGAGTGTAGTCACCACCAATGATTTGAAATTTGGTATTAGCAGTAACAGGGCGTTCAGGAGGACTTACCACATAAAAATTATGGCGTCCTTTATTCCACATTGTAGTAAGTACATCAGGATCAAGAGGGTCATAATAATCCAGATCGATCGTTTTTGTCGTAGTGTGGGTGTCAGCAAATTCGCCTCCATTCAATATGTTGATAACTAATTTATTATTATCTTTTGTCCCATCCTCTTCAGTATAAGCAACCGCATCAAATGAAACAAGCAGTACAGAGTCTCTTACAATGTCAGTAATGTAGGGTGTGATAAGATCAGCACCATGTCCTTGATCGTCACCAAGGCGGATAAAGCCGAATTTACCATAACAATAAGCTTTGTCTTCCTCCTTTGCGATAGTTGACGACCACTGATACTCTTTTTGTGCTTCCGTCCAGTCACCAATCAATTTTTCATTCGTAGTCACATTGGGAGAGGCAGTAGATGAACCATATTTCAGCCATTCAAAATCTTCACCTAGCCGGGTTGTGAATCCCTGGCGAATGTTGATAAACCTGCCGTAGTCGACCTCGGGGGAGGTGATTGAAACGGTAGCGATACGGCGTTTGTAATCTTTGGTTTGTGCTTCCCATGCGAGATGCCATTCGTCTTCACCAGTCGCTTCGTCCCGGCCCACTTTTTCTGCTTTCAACCAATTTTCAATTACTTCTTCTTCCTCCTGTTCGTTGGCAGGAACTTTGCTTTGTACCAAAATTGAATAATTCGTATTAGTCTTAACAAAGATTGAAAGCTGTCCTGCCTTAGGAGGAATATTGAGAGCTTCATCAGGCTTCATCTCTACTTTCTCTCCTGTCTGGTTGTCTACATGACTCACACTAATAAACTCGTTCCTTCCTTCTTCGCTGTCATCGCAACTCCAGTAGGAAGGAAGTAATAAGAATAAGGTTAACAGAGGTAACCATTGCCTCCATCTTACATTTTTGGGCAAATGTTTACACGATAAATTAATTTCCATCATATAAAATATAAATTAATTAAAAATAAAATACTCTTTGTTTTAAATGCAAATAACTATATAATATATTGCTTAATAATGACGGAGGATTTACAGTTCTGTTAAGAGGTTATCTATTAGAACAAAATCGGAATAATTTAGCATGGGTTTCATGCAAAATTCACATCGGTAAAGTGATAAGTGTTTCTTTCTTTTCATAGCGTTTGTAGTTTCTACTTTTATCTTTTGTTATAGGTTGACGCCACAAATATAAACATAAAAAGCATATAAACAAACTTTTTAGAAAGAAAACGAAAGAAAATAAATGTAATGGAAAGAAAAAGAAAGGGGAGGTGCATAAAAAATAACTTTTTTATTGTGATAGTACTGAACATCATCGGTATTACATATTCTTATTTATTACTTGTATTCACCTTCAGGCGAATATAGTTGGGATAGTGGTGAAAGAAGAAATCAGTCAGATTTATTCAATCATCAAAAGCTTGCCGGAAAAAGAAGAAATGTGTTGATGTTAATCAAGTATCATGGTCTGAAGAATAAAGAAGTGGCGGAAATTTTGGGAATCTCCGTTCCATTTATTTTTTGTCAATCTAAGAAGCTGTTTCCTTTTTTTTGTCTTACTTTGCATGTCAAATAGTTATATCCCATTTTTGATATGCGTTACTCTGTCATAATCCCCGTTTATAATCGTCCCGATGAAGTGGATGAATTATTGCAAAGTCTTACCATGCAACACTTTAAGGATTTTGAAGTTGTTGTTGTAGAAGATGGTTCCTCCGTTCCCTGTAAAGGAGTAGTAGACCGGTATGCAGACCGGTTGAATATAAAATACTTTTCTAAGCCTAACTCCGGTCCGGGACAGACCCGTAATTATGGGGCAGAACGTAGCGAAGGGGAATACCTTATTATATTAGATTCTGATGTCATTCTTCCCGAAGGATACTTCGATGCGGTAGAGAAAGAACTTCTCGCTTCTCCTGCCGACGCTTTCGGCGGCCCCGACCGTGCGCACGATTCTTTCACGGATATCCAAAAGGCGATAAACTATTCCATGACTTCTTTCTTTACGACCGGAGGAATCCGTGGCGGGAAAAAGAAGATGGACAAATTCTATCCCCGCAGTTTTAATATGGGAGTTTGCCGGGCAGTGTATGAGGCTTTGGGCGGATTCTCAAAGATGCGTTTTGGAGAGGATATTGACTTCAGTATCCGTATCTTTAAGAACGGTTATACTTGCCGGCTTTTTCCGGATGCCTGGGTGTATCACAAACGGCGCACTGATTTGAAGAAGTTTTTCAAGCAAGTGCATAACTCCGGCATTGCCCGAATTAATCTTTATAAGAAATATCCGGACTCTCTGAAACTGGTGCATTTACTTCCAGCTGTATTTACGTTGGGAGTGGCACTCCTATTATTAGGGACTCCATTCTGTCTTTTCAGTTTTACGCCGTTCATTCTTTATGCATTGCTGGTATGCATGGATTCTACTATTCAGAATAAGAGTCTGGCTATTGGCATTTATTCCATAGCCGCTGCATTTATACAACTTATCGGCTATGGTACAGGTTTTTGGCGTGCATGGTGGCAGCGTTGTGTCAGAGGGAAAGATGAGTTTGAGGCTTTCCAAAAGAATTTCTATAAGTAACCTACTTTTAATTTGTTTACTACCATTCCTATTTTTACTTAAAAGGAATGTTGCATGACACCCGGGTCTTAGCATGCCTGACACCCGGGTGTCGTGCTGCTCAAGACCCGGGTGTTGTTATGTCTGACACCCGGGTGTCGTACAACTTACCTTAGCATAAAAAAAAGAAGAAGACTATAATCAAGTTTTTTTCCATTGCCTCTATCATTAAATAAAATAAGCCTACCTTTACACTTTCAAAACATAGCAAATGGAAAGTAAACACAAACTATCCATCAACCAATGGGCACTGGAGGACCGCCCACGGGAGAAAATGATGGAAAAGGGAGCAGCCGCATTGAGTGATGCCGAACTACTCGCTATATTAATCGGCTCCGGAAATACGGAAGAAAGTGCTGTAGAACTGATGCGACGTCTGCTCCTGTCTTGTGATAACAATCTCAATTCATTGGCAAAATGGGAAGTCTGCGACTATTCCCGTTTTAAAGGTATGGGACCGGCAAAGAGTATCACGGTGATGGCAGCTTTGGAACTTGGAAAGCGGCGGAAACTGCAAAGTACAAAAGAAAGACTTCAAATCACTTGTTCAAAAGACATCTATGACATTTTCCAACCTCTGATGTGTGATCTTGAACAAGAAGAATTCTGGGTCCTTTTGCTGAATCA
The Bacteroides luhongzhouii DNA segment above includes these coding regions:
- a CDS encoding BACON domain-containing protein: MIRRKYLYHLLLLIISTFSFILTSCEKDFEWELPLAFTQKNLILSSGTGTTHILVYATKNWNAHFVEKVDWASIDRLSGKENSEIIFSYAANYGVNRKVQLAFETEEHLRDTITLVQSGEISSSDARLIINEQTVETPASTTILDLELDTNLKYDLYRIGYLVTYSSGNPEENWIEEVSYDSEKLHIKLAANPTYEPRSAQVRLAISIPANTINGGQKTVTTSTTITQLGKE
- a CDS encoding endonuclease/exonuclease/phosphatase family protein; translated protein: MKLNWLGITLFALMMALPGFAKDKRGKQAMKIISYNIEYGMRADTTAGKTIFSTWMRNQDPDIVCLQEANKFTQKSLEALAASYGHPYAVLQKEKGFPTAITSKYPIVNIMKVENNMWHGFVMGTINGYHIISLHLSPHRYESRQLDIDLILETIRQNGPFEKWLIMGDFNSVSPVDAGKYADGRLADRLRKEEEKRPALKNLVNGEIDYSVHQRILDFGFIDSARLDKNFSEKNFGARIDFIYISPDLKSAFTGGNFIIDDFTKKYSDHRPVYMTWEK
- a CDS encoding RagB/SusD family nutrient uptake outer membrane protein; amino-acid sequence: MKKRKNWLTALLSMFVLASCSLEEDTSSFSTPDNFYQTKEQCLSALNSCYIPLNGTYNYTLFIATEACTDLMYINSGTLDSRLDISPAKPRHGETVWNNGYKGVMYCNAAINGIENSPLEENEKLPLLGEGKIMRAFYYYLLTSFFGDVPFYTEHVADVETQQKIGRLGRMSAVETREYLIKELSAIVPLMDQVRSSEVGSNRTGAATGWMLIAKMAMWNKKWDTAIDAISKLEEIYGDLGQYPLEDVMFRNKNTPESIFEIQHSYVAGGLNYTSNLASICMPITRRSGTCEYDGVEIPELGDKSTCWTPWRPTAYFCQNLQTKIGGDLRAQYNMAWEYNGHAFKSVSTAPWPGPKFWCPYLDSSRDGNNYKIFRYADALLMKAECYCQLEQDPDIAMKYLNMTRNRAGIGDYPKFRTWARLMDEIQKERGRELIGEFQRKFDLVRWGIWYTQTYENTGSSSLKENIRPCHEYYPIPDTQVVYSGYALDNKAYDAYYGSTTPQ
- a CDS encoding SusC/RagA family TonB-linked outer membrane protein, with translation MRQLVNKYNASLCRNAFRKTLLMLVACCLLLPEAVAQNADRKIKVTGTVFDEEGLPMIGATIREATTQVGTLTDLNGWYEIQVPANGTLEVSFIGYEKKRINVTGREKINVKLLPDKKTALDEVVVIGYGAVKKADLTGSVSNVKMGDIQDAPVLSIDQALQGRIAGADIMSTTGEPGATTSIRIRGTRSISASNEPLIVVDGVMDAVHDLNDLNTADIESISVLKDASSTAIYGSKGSNGVIIITTKKGLSNADKPSISFKTDIGFSKIPQKLDIMNASELAQYRNDYAYFNTADGNDEITDGTPLSSYPYSDPFSLGEGTDWVNTIGRTAMYQNYALSLSGGTKKTSYYVSLSYNNTEGVIRRSGQERITGRVSLTHQLFNWMKVGYTGNYTWRHNDENLASIGGTGWWNSAIYLSPTIKPMDDYNPFYYSGQKINTPLATILLNTNYQVRHSTNHTGFIEIEPIKNLKFKSQFTYYMYQRHTYRYYPSTLPAKVEGEGGEAYRAEYDDHNLLTENTLSYLKALDSGHTFDGLLGFTGQRLSSNDFSLNGKGYMDDNVKWNNMNAVQDKQTYSASSSTSKRTKMSLLARFNYNYKQRYYLTVTGRYDGASNFAANNKWGFFPSAALKWNAAKEEFMEGIDWINEMAIRLSAGRTGNDAISAYRSLAALSSTTNGYLFGGSQPAAYYPSRLASPNLTWEKTDLYNLGIDLAFLNNRLFVTAEAYISKTRDLLLTLQTPTQTGYSSRLTNIGKTSNKGIELTIESRNIEKPKFSWSTTFTIAHNEQNVDDIGTEDFVKAYGAPGNNSYMMYGYVKDYPLNALWGFKYGGVWKNQDEVNRNKATFAYASPSTTSNGSVRYYDINHDGTLSQDDLVYLGNADPWIYGGLQNTFRFGNLKVGIYFNYSLGGKIYNYAELYMSGSTFTNQYRYMLDSWHPVRNPNSDLPRAGSIDTHVPSDLQIHDATFLRLKSISIGYTFNLYKKTKCIRDLTLSVNGENLYLWKKYNGFDPDVSTSGDSTLRRMDLGAYPKPRTITFSAQIRY